Proteins encoded in a region of the Thermosipho africanus Ob7 genome:
- a CDS encoding tetratricopeptide repeat protein yields MEEKLIKAIELSKQGKFDEAEKIYRELIKENVPEAYNNLGNIYRRKGLIAKAIEYYKQALQIKPDFAECYFNMGCAFMEIDNYSLAIFNFEKAEKLGFNDFELNVQLALCYLATGNNRKAQERMKDEKVRQEVLKYIEG; encoded by the coding sequence ATGGAGGAGAAGCTAATAAAGGCGATTGAACTGTCAAAGCAGGGAAAATTTGATGAGGCTGAAAAAATTTACAGAGAACTTATAAAAGAAAATGTGCCTGAAGCGTATAATAACCTTGGAAATATATATAGAAGAAAAGGTTTGATTGCAAAGGCTATAGAGTACTACAAACAAGCTTTACAAATAAAGCCCGATTTTGCAGAATGCTACTTTAACATGGGTTGTGCATTCATGGAAATAGATAATTACTCTCTTGCAATATTTAACTTTGAAAAGGCTGAAAAGTTGGGATTTAATGATTTTGAGCTTAATGTGCAACTAGCATTATGTTATCTTGCAACTGGAAATAATAGAAAGGCACAAGAGAGAATGAAAGATGAAAAAGTTCGGCAGGAAGTTTTAAAATATATTGAGGGGTGA